The following coding sequences are from one Polynucleobacter sp. JS-JIR-II-50 window:
- a CDS encoding tripartite tricarboxylate transporter substrate binding protein, giving the protein MRSKYSFATALAFLCACLASQSIFAQAPEPWPTKPITMVVPFPPGGVADTVGRPVAEALSRSLGQPVIVENKAGAGGGIGMAAVARAKPDGYTILMALSSISIIPEADKVVGREQSFQLNQLKPIARFTADPTVLVVRADSPWKDYKSFVAAMRANPGKYNFGSSGNYGTMHVPMEMLKSSEKFYMVHIPYTGAGPAIVGLLGGQVDAIATGPSSIVQQIKAGKVRALAHWGDGRLASMPEVPSFKEMGVKVEFSQWAGLFVPSATPDYITNKLREAAKQAANDERVRTVINGAGSPIQYMDAPEFKTYWDKESSQMGEVVRKIGKVE; this is encoded by the coding sequence ATGAGATCAAAATATTCATTTGCTACTGCCTTAGCCTTTTTATGTGCTTGCTTGGCCTCTCAGAGCATATTTGCGCAGGCACCAGAACCCTGGCCTACAAAGCCCATCACTATGGTTGTGCCATTTCCGCCGGGCGGGGTTGCTGATACTGTTGGTAGGCCGGTTGCAGAAGCGCTATCTCGTAGCTTAGGTCAGCCAGTGATTGTAGAAAATAAAGCTGGGGCTGGCGGCGGCATTGGCATGGCAGCAGTAGCCAGAGCAAAGCCTGATGGCTATACGATTTTGATGGCCCTATCGTCCATTTCAATTATTCCTGAGGCAGATAAAGTGGTAGGAAGAGAGCAATCTTTTCAACTTAATCAACTCAAGCCGATCGCACGCTTTACTGCGGACCCAACAGTTTTGGTAGTGAGGGCGGATAGCCCATGGAAAGATTACAAATCTTTTGTAGCGGCAATGCGAGCCAATCCCGGTAAATACAATTTTGGATCGTCGGGCAATTACGGCACGATGCATGTACCAATGGAGATGCTCAAGTCTTCCGAGAAGTTCTACATGGTTCATATTCCGTATACAGGTGCGGGGCCAGCGATTGTGGGTTTATTAGGTGGCCAAGTAGATGCGATTGCAACTGGACCTTCTTCAATCGTTCAGCAAATTAAGGCGGGCAAAGTGCGCGCATTGGCTCATTGGGGTGATGGCAGGTTAGCCAGCATGCCTGAAGTACCTAGCTTTAAAGAAATGGGTGTCAAGGTTGAGTTCTCTCAGTGGGCTGGGTTATTTGTGCCTAGCGCAACCCCCGACTACATTACCAATAAGTTGCGTGAAGCTGCAAAGCAGGCTGCGAATGATGAGCGGGTTCGCACTGTGATCAATGGAGCTGGAAGTCCAATTCAATATATGGATGCGCCTGAATTTAAGACCTACTGGGATAAGGAATCCTCCCAAATGGGTGAAGTTGTGAGAAAAATTGGCAAGGTTGAATGA
- a CDS encoding class II aldolase/adducin family protein, giving the protein MMKKQFLSSFMILLFAQAHATTVQEQMDQNPAVKTAIEELVLANHILYDQNAVDGYGHISVRNPTNPNTFFLARSVAPSVVKVEDIMEFDMNGKALNGDMRVAYGERFIHSGVLKNRPDINSVIHGHAAPILPYGLTGTTLKPVYHMSAFLGEGAPVFEIRNFAKPNPDTDMFVSNGELGDALSKTMGLQYFVLMRGHGYAAGADSIKKAVFRTVYAIQNASIQSEAMKMGQVQYLSPGEAVTAQETIEKTIGRPWQLWSERVKKP; this is encoded by the coding sequence ATGATGAAAAAACAATTCCTTTCCTCTTTTATGATTCTGCTTTTTGCCCAAGCACATGCCACAACTGTTCAGGAGCAGATGGATCAAAATCCAGCAGTGAAAACGGCGATTGAGGAACTTGTCCTTGCGAATCATATTTTGTATGACCAAAATGCAGTAGATGGCTATGGCCACATCAGTGTTCGTAACCCAACCAATCCCAATACCTTCTTTTTAGCAAGAAGCGTTGCGCCATCCGTTGTCAAAGTTGAAGACATCATGGAATTTGATATGAATGGCAAAGCTTTAAACGGCGATATGCGAGTGGCTTATGGCGAGCGCTTTATTCACAGTGGCGTTCTGAAAAATCGCCCAGATATTAATTCGGTTATTCATGGCCATGCTGCACCCATTCTGCCGTATGGGTTAACAGGCACCACGCTCAAGCCCGTCTATCACATGAGTGCATTCTTGGGTGAGGGCGCGCCTGTTTTCGAAATCCGAAATTTTGCTAAGCCCAATCCCGATACGGATATGTTTGTTAGCAATGGAGAGCTGGGTGATGCTTTATCTAAAACCATGGGGTTGCAATATTTTGTTTTGATGCGCGGTCATGGATACGCTGCAGGAGCAGACTCTATTAAGAAAGCAGTCTTTAGAACGGTGTACGCAATTCAGAATGCGAGTATTCAGTCTGAAGCAATGAAGATGGGTCAAGTGCAATACCTTAGTCCTGGTGAGGCTGTCACTGCACAGGAAACGATTGAAAAAACCATTGGTCGCCCATGGCAGCTTTGGAGTGAGCGCGTCAAAAAACCCTAA
- a CDS encoding transporter, whose amino-acid sequence MQMPAHPFKTALIQGMLLTALILSPSISMAVLQDEIQVYDDEINAKGEASLEVHLNSTPRGIQNPSYPGEVMNNNGVRVTPEFAYGLGHDLEAGLYISYVNYDNKFQYAATKVRLKWLPIREDKGDSFFAGANLELANVQPQFDESRYNGEMRFIVGKHFDEWLFSFNPIVDMPLSQPYVHQSPYFSTATRLSREVTPELALGVEYYSNLNQLGQPINYQNTQQLGFLMMYYEGKPLSFQAGVGKGFSNSTDSLTLKAIFSIPLN is encoded by the coding sequence ATGCAGATGCCAGCTCACCCCTTCAAGACAGCGCTTATCCAAGGGATGCTATTAACCGCATTAATCCTCTCGCCATCTATTAGTATGGCGGTCCTGCAGGATGAGATTCAGGTCTACGATGACGAAATTAATGCCAAAGGTGAAGCAAGTCTAGAGGTGCATTTAAACAGCACTCCCCGAGGCATTCAAAATCCCTCCTATCCAGGAGAGGTGATGAATAACAATGGTGTGCGGGTTACTCCAGAGTTTGCTTATGGCTTAGGCCACGATCTAGAGGCTGGCCTATACATCTCTTATGTGAACTATGACAACAAATTTCAATATGCGGCAACGAAAGTGCGCTTGAAATGGTTGCCAATACGCGAAGATAAGGGCGACTCTTTTTTCGCAGGCGCAAATCTAGAGTTGGCTAACGTGCAACCCCAGTTTGATGAATCTAGATACAACGGTGAAATGCGCTTCATTGTCGGTAAGCATTTTGATGAATGGCTTTTCTCATTTAATCCGATTGTGGATATGCCGCTCTCGCAACCCTACGTGCATCAGTCGCCGTATTTTTCCACGGCAACTCGCTTATCTAGAGAGGTGACGCCTGAGTTGGCGTTGGGGGTGGAGTATTACTCCAACCTGAATCAACTCGGTCAGCCCATCAACTATCAAAATACCCAGCAATTGGGTTTTTTGATGATGTACTACGAAGGCAAACCACTTTCTTTTCAGGCTGGGGTGGGTAAGGGCTTTTCTAATAGTACGGATTCATTAACGCTTAAAGCGATTTTTTCCATTCCATTAAATTAG
- a CDS encoding tripartite tricarboxylate transporter substrate binding protein — protein sequence MRQHLIRGFGLLLCSSLITAPLLAQTNSPAIKNYPDKPIRLVIPYPPGGATDVIGRIMAQELSKSLNQQVVPDNRAGDSGNIGADMVAKSPADGYTLLMGALTSHSINANLDKDKIRYNLEKDFTPVDVVGVVPLVFVVNPSVPVKNMKEFIAYAKANPGKLTFASSGAGAPQRLAMEMFRYQLGLDLLHVPYKGSGPAMTDLVGGQVLTMSETVPAALQFIQAGQLRPLAVTTAKRISQLPDVPTVTEATGLPNFDVVSMFGILAPAGTPKPIIDKLSADIKVILQRPEVQERMLAAGVYVNYLSPADSSKRITREMNMWSKVIKDSNIKPD from the coding sequence ATGAGACAACATCTAATTCGAGGCTTTGGCTTACTCCTTTGCAGTAGCCTGATCACCGCTCCACTGTTGGCGCAAACCAATAGCCCTGCTATTAAAAATTATCCTGACAAGCCTATTAGGCTAGTTATTCCATACCCGCCAGGTGGTGCTACTGATGTGATTGGTCGCATCATGGCGCAAGAACTCTCCAAATCACTAAACCAGCAGGTGGTTCCCGATAATCGCGCAGGCGATAGCGGCAATATTGGCGCAGATATGGTTGCAAAGTCGCCTGCTGATGGCTATACGCTCTTAATGGGAGCTCTCACTTCACACTCTATCAACGCAAATCTTGATAAAGATAAGATTCGATACAACCTCGAAAAAGATTTCACACCAGTTGACGTGGTAGGAGTGGTACCTCTGGTGTTTGTAGTGAACCCTTCAGTCCCTGTAAAGAATATGAAAGAGTTCATTGCTTACGCAAAAGCGAACCCGGGCAAACTTACTTTCGCATCATCTGGAGCTGGTGCGCCACAACGTCTTGCAATGGAAATGTTTCGCTATCAACTGGGTTTAGATTTATTGCATGTACCCTATAAAGGTAGTGGCCCCGCTATGACCGATCTAGTGGGCGGTCAAGTGCTTACGATGTCTGAAACAGTTCCAGCAGCTCTGCAATTTATTCAAGCCGGTCAGTTAAGGCCTTTAGCTGTGACAACCGCAAAACGCATTAGCCAATTGCCAGATGTACCAACGGTGACTGAAGCCACAGGCTTACCAAACTTTGATGTGGTGAGCATGTTTGGTATTTTGGCTCCTGCAGGAACTCCTAAGCCAATCATCGATAAGCTGAGCGCAGACATCAAGGTTATTTTGCAGCGCCCTGAAGTGCAAGAACGCATGTTGGCAGCAGGTGTGTATGTGAACTATCTTTCACCAGCAGATTCCAGCAAGCGCATTACACGCGAAATGAATATGTGGAGCAAGGTCATTAAAGACTCTAATATCAAGCCTGATTAA
- a CDS encoding SemiSWEET transporter produces the protein MNLEPHQIEIIGYCAAFLTTIAFLPQAIQSWRTRDLSGISLGMYSLFTAGVGLWLVYGLIIEKWPLILANALTFALALSILLLKLRHTSKHQK, from the coding sequence ATGAACCTAGAGCCTCACCAAATAGAGATTATTGGATATTGCGCTGCATTCTTGACTACCATTGCCTTTTTACCTCAGGCGATACAGTCTTGGCGCACCAGAGACCTATCGGGCATCTCCTTGGGGATGTACTCCTTATTTACTGCGGGGGTGGGTTTGTGGCTGGTTTATGGCCTCATTATTGAAAAATGGCCCCTCATCCTAGCCAACGCACTTACTTTTGCCTTAGCGCTTAGCATCCTGTTATTGAAATTGCGTCATACTTCTAAACATCAGAAATAA